In Geminocystis sp. NIES-3708, a single window of DNA contains:
- a CDS encoding TM0106 family RecB-like putative nuclease: MILTDELLLQYKRCHRRAFLNVYTEESQQPSEKNQFLLKLTEEREFHSQQVVENYGLPYHQPKTLTKDKENNLTLALITENLMRQGVECIYQGVIIYKVKNFIDTNQEVTFIVSPTLLIKQDIPSRWGDWSYFSVNTHLGKNIKPEYKLISGFQGDILSLFQGINLSHCQIFLRNNLKPYYLNLSIWIPASRELVKEFTLMIVQKKEPDVFISRQRCSFCQWYDDCYSLAKSQQHLSLIPGITPKRYNLLTSEGINNLENLSQAKIWDLNRILDKDMANKIYLQSQSLVSHQAILKNPTLPIIPYHPIELYFDIEAEPDRNIDYLLGVLLVNNETQEKKYYTFLAETLIEEETIWRGFLKFISQYDDAPIFHYSQYEVETIKRLAYLYKTPSLPLQSLLNRCWDLHKIIINSFYLPVENYSLKSIGNWLGFHWRDPKTGKISSHNVRISGDQCVFWYDQWLKTNDRTWLNYILVYNEDDCLGTYELKKWMDKELRVKN; encoded by the coding sequence ATGATACTCACTGACGAGTTATTGCTTCAATATAAACGTTGTCATCGTCGTGCCTTTCTCAATGTTTATACGGAAGAAAGTCAGCAACCATCAGAAAAAAATCAGTTTTTGCTGAAGTTAACTGAAGAAAGAGAATTCCATAGTCAGCAAGTCGTAGAGAATTATGGCTTACCTTATCATCAACCCAAAACTTTAACTAAAGATAAAGAAAATAATCTAACTCTGGCTTTAATAACGGAAAATTTGATGCGTCAAGGAGTTGAATGTATTTATCAGGGAGTTATTATTTATAAAGTTAAAAATTTTATTGATACTAATCAAGAAGTTACTTTTATCGTTTCTCCAACTTTATTAATTAAACAAGATATTCCTTCTCGTTGGGGGGATTGGAGTTATTTTTCTGTTAATACTCATTTGGGTAAAAATATTAAACCTGAATATAAATTAATCTCTGGTTTTCAGGGAGATATTTTAAGTCTTTTTCAAGGTATCAATCTTTCTCATTGCCAAATATTTTTGAGAAATAATCTTAAACCTTATTATCTTAACTTAAGTATTTGGATTCCTGCATCAAGGGAATTAGTCAAAGAATTTACTTTAATGATAGTGCAAAAAAAAGAGCCTGATGTTTTTATTTCTCGTCAGCGTTGCAGTTTTTGTCAATGGTATGATGACTGTTATAGTTTAGCAAAATCTCAACAACATTTATCTTTAATTCCGGGTATTACTCCTAAAAGATATAATTTATTAACCAGTGAAGGTATTAATAATTTAGAAAATCTTTCTCAAGCTAAGATATGGGATTTAAACCGCATTTTAGATAAAGACATGGCTAATAAAATTTATCTACAAAGTCAGTCTTTAGTTTCTCATCAGGCGATTTTAAAAAATCCTACTTTGCCCATTATTCCTTATCATCCTATTGAGTTATATTTTGACATAGAAGCCGAACCTGATCGCAATATCGACTATTTATTAGGAGTATTATTAGTTAATAATGAAACTCAGGAAAAAAAATATTATACTTTTCTAGCAGAAACCTTAATAGAAGAAGAAACTATTTGGCGTGGTTTTCTTAAATTTATTTCACAATATGATGACGCACCCATTTTTCATTATTCTCAATACGAAGTAGAAACTATTAAACGTTTAGCATATCTTTATAAAACTCCCTCTTTGCCATTGCAATCTTTGTTAAATCGTTGCTGGGATTTACACAAAATAATAATTAACTCTTTTTATTTACCTGTAGAAAATTATTCCTTAAAATCTATTGGTAATTGGTTAGGTTTTCATTGGCGAGATCCTAAAACAGGAAAAATATCATCTCATAATGTTAGAATCAGTGGTGATCAGTGTGTTTTTTGGTATGATCAATGGTTAAAAACAAATGATCGCACTTGGCTAAACTACATATTAGTATATAATGAAGATGACTGTCTTGGGACTTATGAGTTAAAAAAATGGATGGATAAAGAATTAAGAGTCAAAAATTAG
- a CDS encoding glycosyltransferase family 1 protein: protein MVKILVDCSSIRDRPSGVAFYTYNLIKALKANDSSTSNSIGVYRQPSFKHWLTNNRDIPDILKDISPLEFLSLPVTVSNWLGKSASFFVKNNKIFFDNAEIIHGTDHYVYPFPYGKKVMTIHDLTFLKFPFYSTKIVKNYSERIKKCLQWTDLIITFSENTKQDIINYFKVENDKIAITSEASRYDINYLKDKNCEKIKNTIAYDFQEPFILFVSTIEPRKNIINLVKAFNILKQTYPINHHLILIGQKGWEYEKIFKEIDNSNYRQQIHYLGYLSDEAVAVCYNSADVFVYPSVYEGFGLPLLEAMTLGAPVITSNTSSLPEVASSAAMYINPHDYESMAKTIYEVISQPDLREDLIIRGKNRAKLYSWKTVAEETLKAYKLVL, encoded by the coding sequence ATGGTAAAAATTTTAGTAGATTGTAGTTCAATTCGAGATCGTCCTAGTGGAGTTGCTTTTTATACTTATAATCTCATTAAAGCATTAAAGGCGAACGACAGTAGCACATCAAATTCTATCGGCGTTTATCGTCAACCTTCTTTTAAACATTGGCTAACAAATAATCGTGATATTCCTGATATTTTGAAAGATATCTCACCTCTTGAATTTTTATCTTTACCTGTGACAGTTAGTAATTGGTTGGGCAAGTCAGCGAGTTTTTTTGTTAAAAATAACAAGATTTTTTTTGATAATGCAGAGATAATTCATGGTACAGATCATTATGTTTATCCTTTTCCTTACGGCAAAAAAGTGATGACAATTCATGATTTAACTTTTTTAAAATTTCCTTTTTATAGTACTAAAATAGTCAAGAATTATAGTGAAAGAATTAAAAAATGTTTGCAATGGACAGATTTAATAATTACTTTTTCTGAAAATACTAAACAAGATATTATTAATTATTTTAAGGTTGAAAATGATAAAATAGCTATTACTTCTGAAGCAAGTAGATATGATATTAATTATTTAAAAGATAAAAATTGTGAAAAAATAAAAAACACAATAGCTTATGATTTTCAAGAGCCATTTATTTTATTTGTCAGTACAATTGAACCTAGAAAAAATATCATTAATTTAGTCAAAGCCTTTAATATTTTAAAACAAACATATCCCATTAACCATCATTTAATTTTAATTGGTCAAAAAGGTTGGGAATATGAGAAAATTTTTAAAGAAATAGATAATTCTAATTATCGTCAACAAATACACTATTTAGGTTATTTATCTGATGAAGCTGTAGCTGTGTGTTATAATTCAGCCGATGTTTTTGTTTATCCTTCAGTTTATGAAGGTTTTGGGTTGCCACTTTTAGAAGCCATGACTTTAGGTGCACCAGTTATCACCTCTAACACTTCTTCCTTGCCAGAAGTTGCTTCTTCCGCTGCGATGTATATTAATCCTCATGATTATGAGTCAATGGCAAAAACTATTTATGAGGTAATTAGTCAACCAGATTTACGGGAAGATTTGATTATCCGAGGAAAAAATAGAGCAAAATTATATTCATGGAAAACAGTTGCCGAGGAAACTCTTAAAGCTTATAAGTTAGTATTATAA
- the mutT gene encoding 8-oxo-dGTP diphosphatase MutT, whose amino-acid sequence MSNLPHKKIGIAVIINDKQEILIDKRLPTGLMANLWEFPGGKIEKGETPQDCIKREIKEELGVDIIINHHLLDITHRYSEFIVTLSVYICEIITGKPKTLECAEIRWVTVSQLDDFEFPSANQEIILALRNHHIFS is encoded by the coding sequence ATGTCTAATCTTCCTCACAAAAAAATAGGTATTGCGGTAATAATTAATGATAAACAGGAGATTTTGATTGATAAAAGATTACCTACTGGTTTAATGGCGAATTTATGGGAATTTCCGGGAGGTAAAATAGAAAAAGGAGAAACTCCCCAAGACTGTATAAAAAGAGAAATTAAGGAAGAATTAGGCGTTGATATTATTATCAATCATCATTTACTCGATATTACTCATCGTTATAGCGAATTTATCGTTACATTATCAGTTTATATTTGTGAGATTATCACAGGTAAACCCAAAACTTTAGAATGTGCAGAAATTCGTTGGGTAACAGTTTCCCAACTAGATGATTTTGAATTTCCTTCTGCCAATCAGGAAATAATTTTAGCCTTGCGAAATCACCATATTTTCTCTTAA
- a CDS encoding dicarboxylate/amino acid:cation symporter: MNENILSEKSQKSLLIPIITGILCGILIGGFIPIWGKQIYFLGELFINGLLMLVTPLVMTSMISSITSLGNLRLLKGMGFKTISLYMITTGIAVIIGLILVIIIQPGVADNDNERVLLRGGQLLENVNYSINNNQLTLLDDNFRKQFDDRYLISLSDQNTTGVILKEDTFNEKNITVKEWLNPEDEITIPQPQGKGLKIDLTIAQKLSGKEKSSISETLKQVILSLLPRNLFQAMANNDVLPLIIFSLIFGAILTTFDQGTILIKFFDALNITILKIVDLILLFAPVGIGALIAGRLGEAGGFSGFATEFLSLWKYTGTVMLGLFLHGFGILFILLYITTKRSPFVFFRRMLPALTTAFSTASSSATIPVTLECAIKNNKIEPKIADFVIPLGATVNMDGTALYEAVAAVFIAQIYGIELSTGQLIIIFLTATLAAVGAAGIPEAGLVTMVIVLKAVNIPVEGISLILVIDWFLDRCRTTINVWGDAVVAAMVQSLSNHKSI; this comes from the coding sequence ATGAATGAAAATATATTATCAGAAAAATCACAAAAATCTTTATTAATTCCTATTATTACTGGTATTTTATGTGGAATTTTAATTGGTGGTTTTATTCCCATATGGGGCAAACAAATTTACTTTTTAGGAGAATTATTTATCAATGGTTTATTAATGCTAGTAACTCCTTTGGTTATGACTTCCATGATTAGTAGTATAACCAGTTTAGGTAACTTAAGATTATTAAAAGGCATGGGTTTTAAAACTATTAGTTTATATATGATAACTACTGGAATTGCCGTAATTATCGGATTAATTTTAGTGATAATTATTCAACCCGGTGTTGCTGACAATGATAATGAAAGAGTGTTGTTAAGAGGAGGACAATTATTAGAAAATGTCAATTATTCTATTAATAATAATCAATTAACTCTTCTGGATGACAATTTCAGAAAACAATTTGATGATCGTTATTTAATATCTTTATCAGATCAAAATACCACAGGAGTTATCCTAAAAGAAGATACTTTTAATGAAAAAAATATAACGGTAAAAGAATGGCTAAATCCAGAGGATGAAATCACAATACCTCAACCTCAAGGAAAAGGCTTAAAAATTGATTTAACTATCGCCCAAAAACTTTCAGGAAAGGAAAAAAGTTCTATTAGCGAAACCTTAAAACAAGTTATTTTAAGTTTACTTCCTCGTAATTTATTTCAGGCAATGGCTAATAATGATGTTTTACCTTTAATTATTTTTTCTTTAATTTTTGGTGCAATTTTAACTACTTTTGATCAAGGTACTATTCTGATTAAGTTTTTTGATGCTTTAAACATCACTATTCTTAAAATAGTCGATTTAATTCTTTTATTCGCACCTGTGGGAATTGGTGCATTAATTGCAGGACGTTTAGGAGAGGCGGGAGGTTTTAGTGGTTTTGCTACAGAGTTTCTTTCTCTTTGGAAATACACTGGTACAGTAATGCTTGGTCTATTTTTGCACGGATTTGGCATTTTATTTATACTACTTTATATTACCACAAAGCGATCACCTTTTGTTTTTTTTCGCAGAATGTTACCTGCTTTAACAACGGCTTTTTCTACCGCCTCAAGTTCAGCGACAATTCCCGTAACTCTCGAATGTGCCATTAAAAACAATAAAATTGAACCAAAAATTGCTGATTTTGTGATACCATTAGGTGCAACTGTAAATATGGATGGTACAGCCCTTTATGAAGCTGTAGCTGCAGTTTTTATTGCTCAAATTTACGGGATTGAATTATCTACAGGACAATTAATCATTATTTTTTTAACAGCTACTTTAGCGGCTGTAGGTGCGGCTGGTATTCCTGAAGCAGGATTAGTAACAATGGTTATAGTCTTAAAAGCTGTTAATATTCCTGTAGAAGGAATTTCCCTTATTCTTGTTATAGACTGGTTTCTGGATCGTTGTCGTACTACAATAAATGTTTGGGGTGATGCTGTGGTAGCGGCAATGGTGCAAAGTTTAAGTAATCACAAATCTATCTAG